A single genomic interval of uncultured Desulfobacter sp. harbors:
- the atpB gene encoding F0F1 ATP synthase subunit A — MEHPYLFLTSLFSFFGLEEWAGAHPHVTYMWLAMIVLVLFGWIGGKSVTLVPKTVQNVFEVILSGLEEFMVGITGEEGRDSAPLLLTVFLFVFLGNLFGLVPGFYPPTASINTTVALAIIVVTWSHVIGIKKHGAKYIKHFLGPVPALMPLFFVIEVIGHLARVLSLTLRLFGNMMGHELVVGILLMLAGPFLVPLPIMAMGILVSLIQAIVFFLLPTMYIAGAIEEAH, encoded by the coding sequence GTGGAACACCCATATCTATTTCTTACTTCGTTATTTAGTTTTTTTGGTCTGGAAGAATGGGCAGGTGCCCATCCGCATGTCACTTACATGTGGCTTGCAATGATTGTTCTTGTTCTTTTTGGCTGGATCGGGGGCAAAAGTGTCACCCTTGTTCCTAAGACGGTTCAGAATGTTTTTGAGGTAATCCTCTCCGGGCTTGAAGAGTTTATGGTTGGTATTACCGGTGAAGAGGGTAGAGATTCCGCTCCGCTGCTGCTGACGGTTTTCCTGTTTGTTTTTTTAGGCAATCTGTTCGGCCTGGTTCCCGGATTCTATCCGCCTACAGCCTCCATTAACACGACTGTTGCCCTGGCTATCATTGTTGTGACCTGGAGTCATGTGATCGGCATCAAGAAACACGGTGCAAAATATATTAAACATTTCCTTGGGCCTGTACCGGCACTTATGCCTCTTTTCTTTGTTATTGAAGTCATTGGTCACCTGGCGCGAGTACTGTCACTGACGTTGCGTCTCTTCGGCAATATGATGGGGCATGAGTTGGTGGTAGGCATTCTTCTGATGCTGGCCGGTCCTTTTCTGGTACCTCTTCCCATCATGGCAATGGGTATCCTGGTATCTTTAATTCAGGCCATTGTATTCTTCCTGCTGCCTACCATGTACATAGCAGGCGCCATTGAAGAAGCACATTAA
- the rfaE2 gene encoding D-glycero-beta-D-manno-heptose 1-phosphate adenylyltransferase, whose amino-acid sequence MVNKIVTLDEMCSLSREYATLGRTIVFTNGCFDILHAGHVAYLEKAKSFGDILVLGLNSDASVRQIKGELRPVICQEQRARVVAALSCVDHVVLFDAPDPEHLIRNIAPHILVKGADWPEDKIIGAEFVKSCGGHVARVAFEQDISTSKIIERIGQRFYGST is encoded by the coding sequence ATGGTTAATAAAATTGTTACCCTGGATGAGATGTGCAGCCTGTCCCGCGAATACGCAACCCTTGGTCGAACCATTGTGTTTACCAACGGCTGTTTTGATATTCTTCATGCCGGCCATGTGGCGTACCTTGAAAAAGCCAAATCATTCGGGGATATACTGGTGTTAGGTCTGAACTCCGATGCATCCGTCCGGCAGATTAAAGGCGAGCTTCGTCCGGTAATCTGCCAGGAGCAACGGGCGCGCGTTGTGGCGGCCCTGAGTTGTGTGGATCATGTGGTGCTGTTCGATGCGCCTGATCCGGAACATTTGATTCGAAACATTGCTCCCCATATTTTGGTCAAGGGGGCGGACTGGCCCGAGGATAAAATCATTGGGGCCGAATTTGTCAAAAGCTGTGGCGGGCACGTGGCGCGTGTGGCTTTTGAGCAAGATATTTCCACATCAAAAATCATTGAACGCATTGGACAAAGATTTTATGGCAGCACCTAG
- the pgeF gene encoding peptidoglycan editing factor PgeF codes for MAAPSPLTFNHLNVFPGLVHGVFSRTEGYSKGSFLGLNVGLSTGDDPDIVKRNRALMLSSAGLTQALFLNQVHGTDIAVIKSEKDAAGAVWKGQGASPSKILKADAAVTNLKGLGLVIQVADCQAVVLYDPQKEVIANIHSGWRGSVADIIGRCIDTMVTQFGCTPASIRAGISPSLGPCCAQFINYEQEIPKAMWQYKEEDRPYFDFWQISRDQLGARGVLDEHIETMGLCTRCRTDLFYSFRANKTTGRFAAVIALKT; via the coding sequence ATGGCAGCACCTAGTCCTTTAACATTTAATCATCTGAATGTTTTTCCTGGGCTGGTTCATGGTGTTTTTTCCAGGACCGAAGGATACAGCAAAGGTTCCTTTCTAGGATTGAATGTCGGATTGAGCACCGGAGATGACCCTGACATTGTAAAACGGAACAGAGCTTTGATGTTGTCATCTGCAGGCCTGACCCAGGCTTTATTTTTAAATCAGGTACACGGTACTGACATTGCCGTAATTAAATCAGAAAAAGATGCGGCCGGTGCTGTCTGGAAAGGGCAGGGGGCGTCACCTTCTAAAATATTAAAAGCAGATGCCGCTGTCACAAATCTTAAAGGCTTAGGACTTGTGATCCAGGTGGCAGACTGCCAGGCTGTTGTCCTGTACGACCCGCAAAAAGAAGTGATTGCCAATATCCATTCCGGCTGGCGGGGCAGTGTGGCGGATATTATAGGCCGCTGCATTGATACCATGGTTACACAGTTCGGTTGCACCCCTGCAAGCATCCGGGCGGGCATTTCTCCATCCCTTGGCCCCTGCTGTGCACAATTTATTAATTATGAGCAAGAAATTCCCAAAGCAATGTGGCAATATAAAGAGGAGGACCGCCCCTATTTTGATTTCTGGCAGATCTCCCGGGATCAGCTCGGGGCCCGCGGTGTATTGGATGAACATATTGAAACCATGGGACTTTGCACCCGGTGCCGTACGGATCTGTTTTACTCTTTCAGGGCAAACAAAACCACAGGACGCTTTGCCGCAGTGATTGCACTTAAAACTTGA
- a CDS encoding ATP synthase subunit I, which yields MEELEKIVNFITQTNWILFLVSSLVALILAPQKVYLGVFLGGLIVTINFHVLKNTVTQNINQKRVIEKGKSLIGAFLVKYYLRFALTAVIIFLLIANRSVHPAGLLAGLSVVVASTFIAAAIELTKIIFREAV from the coding sequence ATGGAAGAACTTGAGAAGATAGTAAATTTTATCACGCAAACTAACTGGATTCTGTTTCTGGTGTCAAGTCTTGTGGCATTGATTTTGGCACCCCAGAAAGTGTATCTCGGCGTTTTTTTAGGCGGTTTAATCGTCACAATCAACTTTCATGTTCTTAAAAATACGGTAACCCAAAATATCAACCAAAAACGTGTGATTGAAAAGGGAAAATCCTTGATCGGTGCGTTTCTGGTTAAATATTATTTGCGTTTTGCATTGACGGCAGTGATTATTTTTCTGCTGATCGCAAACCGCAGCGTACATCCGGCAGGTCTTCTGGCAGGCCTTTCCGTAGTAGTGGCAAGCACGTTCATAGCAGCGGCAATTGAATTAACCAAGATTATATTCAGGGAGGCGGTTTAA
- the selD gene encoding selenide, water dikinase SelD, protein MNKPEQFFLTRTVKAAGUAAKLDPGALDKIVSKLELPSHPDLIIGLEHPDDAGVFRMSENTAIVQTLDFLTPVADDPYEFGQIAAANSLSDVYAMGGTPITVMNIVCFPSCDLDAGILPRILEGGLDKIKESGATLVGGHSVDDPEIKYGLSVTGTVHPDRVWANSRAKEGDAVILTKPIGTGIISTAIKGGLASEEQVKQAVKTMSTLNKYAALIAKDFHVHACTDVTGFGLGGHLIEVAKGAGLRIEIYTENIEVLDGVMEYAAMGLLPAGAHKNKRFFEPHICVGKGTDRVRSDLMFDPQTSGGLLLFMAQDQAVQCVDIMEKNGIPAKLIGRVKGPYTNGFLNII, encoded by the coding sequence ATGAATAAACCGGAACAGTTTTTTTTAACCCGCACGGTAAAAGCAGCGGGTTGAGCTGCCAAACTGGATCCAGGGGCCCTGGATAAAATTGTGTCAAAACTTGAACTGCCGTCCCATCCGGATTTGATCATCGGGCTTGAACACCCGGATGATGCGGGTGTATTCCGTATGTCCGAAAATACTGCCATTGTTCAGACCCTTGATTTTTTAACGCCTGTGGCCGACGACCCCTATGAGTTCGGTCAAATTGCTGCGGCCAATTCATTGTCCGATGTCTATGCCATGGGTGGTACACCCATTACAGTAATGAATATTGTCTGTTTTCCGTCATGCGACCTTGACGCAGGCATTCTTCCCCGGATTCTTGAAGGCGGGCTTGATAAAATTAAAGAATCGGGCGCAACCCTTGTGGGCGGCCATTCCGTGGATGATCCTGAAATCAAGTACGGGCTGTCGGTAACCGGCACCGTGCATCCGGATCGAGTCTGGGCCAACAGCCGTGCAAAGGAGGGTGATGCCGTCATTTTGACCAAACCCATCGGCACAGGTATTATCTCCACGGCGATCAAAGGCGGACTTGCATCCGAGGAACAGGTCAAGCAGGCTGTAAAAACCATGTCTACGTTGAACAAATATGCGGCCCTGATCGCTAAAGATTTTCATGTTCATGCCTGTACTGATGTTACAGGCTTTGGGCTTGGCGGACATTTGATTGAAGTGGCCAAAGGCGCAGGGTTACGTATTGAAATTTATACGGAAAATATCGAGGTTCTGGACGGGGTCATGGAGTATGCCGCCATGGGTCTGCTTCCGGCCGGTGCCCATAAAAACAAACGTTTTTTTGAACCGCATATCTGTGTGGGCAAAGGAACAGATCGGGTGCGAAGTGATTTAATGTTCGACCCCCAGACATCCGGCGGGCTTTTGCTTTTTATGGCCCAGGACCAGGCTGTACAATGTGTAGATATTATGGAAAAAAACGGCATTCCGGCAAAATTGATCGGACGGGTTAAAGGGCCGTATACCAACGGATTTCTTAATATTATATAA
- a CDS encoding RNA-guided endonuclease TnpB family protein: MLKVHKIKLDPNIDQRKYFAKACGVARVAYNWALSEWEKQYKDGGKPSEMVLRKKLNSIKATEFPWMTEVTKNAPQQAIKNLGTAYTNAFRRMKQGQKTGSETNPYGFPRPKRKFINDSFRADNGPQKKGADAVSIQGKKIKLPKIGWVRMREYLRFTGQIKSVTISRQADKWFAAISIETEDILHQRKAKKSCGIDLGVKHLATLSDGTKIEGAKSLEALLKKKKRLQRELCRRKKGSENRSKTKLKLAKLEAQISNARNDAHHKATTEIVLNNHTIAMEDLNVKGMVKNHKLARRLNDQAFGEFKRLIEYKADWYGSRVTQVDRFFPSSKTCNACGHIKEDLKLSDRIFVCPVCDYKEDRDVNAAKNIKDNAVAA, encoded by the coding sequence ATGTTGAAGGTGCATAAAATTAAACTTGATCCAAATATAGATCAAAGAAAATATTTTGCAAAGGCTTGCGGAGTCGCTCGCGTAGCCTATAATTGGGCTCTGTCCGAGTGGGAAAAGCAATACAAAGATGGTGGAAAGCCTTCTGAGATGGTCTTAAGAAAAAAGCTTAATTCTATCAAAGCAACTGAGTTTCCTTGGATGACGGAGGTCACCAAAAATGCCCCACAACAAGCCATTAAAAATCTTGGAACAGCTTACACCAATGCATTCCGTAGGATGAAACAAGGACAGAAAACCGGGTCTGAAACAAATCCATATGGGTTTCCAAGACCTAAACGAAAATTCATAAATGACAGTTTTCGTGCAGATAATGGACCACAAAAAAAAGGCGCTGATGCCGTTTCCATCCAGGGGAAAAAAATTAAACTCCCCAAAATTGGATGGGTGAGGATGAGAGAATATCTCCGTTTCACTGGTCAGATCAAATCCGTCACAATTTCACGACAAGCGGATAAGTGGTTTGCAGCAATATCGATTGAAACCGAAGACATTCTCCATCAACGAAAGGCTAAAAAGTCTTGTGGTATTGACTTGGGAGTAAAACATCTTGCAACTCTTTCTGACGGCACTAAAATCGAAGGTGCAAAGTCTCTGGAGGCTTTATTGAAAAAGAAAAAACGACTCCAACGAGAATTGTGTCGCCGCAAGAAAGGTTCCGAAAATCGGAGCAAGACAAAATTGAAGCTTGCAAAACTTGAGGCTCAAATCAGCAATGCTCGAAATGATGCTCACCACAAAGCTACTACGGAAATTGTGCTGAATAACCATACCATCGCAATGGAAGATCTCAATGTGAAAGGCATGGTAAAAAATCATAAGTTGGCAAGGCGGTTGAACGACCAGGCTTTTGGAGAGTTTAAACGTCTGATTGAATACAAAGCTGATTGGTATGGAAGCAGAGTTACCCAGGTGGATAGATTCTTTCCATCAAGTAAAACATGTAATGCTTGCGGACACATAAAAGAAGATCTCAAATTATCGGATCGGATATTTGTGTGTCCAGTATGCGACTACAAAGAAGATAGAGATGTGAATGCCGCCAAAAATATCAAAGATAATGCGGTGGCAGCATAA
- a CDS encoding carbon-nitrogen family hydrolase: MITKTKFKAGVVQFDVKDGDVRGNLSVALGHLGFLADQGAYLGVCPEFFLTGFDNENMNRLMPDVKEGIQRLAEFARKRSMAVAGSMPEQKDGQIFNTLYLIDQDGEIRIRYRKMHLFPLTGEDLHYARGDEMVTADTSLGRIGTMICYDLRFPELARRLFLDGARLFVISAQWPLTRVAHWQALIRARAIENQAWFVCCNRTGTDINGLVFPGSSMIVDPNGSVLVQGDDKPGIVIADIDMDLVDLVRQTIPVGQDRRGDIYG, translated from the coding sequence ATGATCACGAAAACAAAATTTAAAGCCGGTGTTGTACAGTTTGATGTGAAAGACGGGGATGTCCGGGGCAATCTTTCTGTTGCTCTTGGGCATCTCGGGTTCCTGGCGGATCAGGGCGCATACCTTGGGGTTTGCCCTGAGTTTTTTTTAACCGGGTTTGACAATGAAAATATGAACCGGCTTATGCCGGATGTAAAAGAGGGGATTCAACGTTTGGCTGAATTTGCCCGGAAACGGTCCATGGCCGTTGCCGGAAGCATGCCTGAACAAAAGGATGGTCAGATATTCAACACCCTTTACTTAATTGACCAAGACGGCGAGATCCGGATCCGGTATCGCAAAATGCATCTGTTTCCTCTGACCGGGGAGGATCTGCACTATGCCCGGGGAGATGAAATGGTGACGGCAGATACCAGTCTGGGCCGCATCGGCACAATGATTTGCTATGATCTGCGATTTCCCGAGCTTGCCCGCCGTCTTTTTCTTGACGGGGCCCGGCTTTTTGTGATCAGCGCCCAGTGGCCCCTTACCCGGGTGGCGCACTGGCAGGCGTTAATCCGGGCAAGGGCCATTGAAAACCAGGCCTGGTTTGTCTGCTGCAACCGTACGGGTACGGATATCAACGGACTTGTTTTTCCGGGCAGCTCAATGATCGTTGATCCCAACGGTTCTGTTCTTGTCCAGGGGGATGATAAGCCTGGTATCGTCATAGCGGACATTGACATGGACCTGGTTGACCTGGTGCGGCAAACCATCCCTGTTGGACAGGACCGCAGGGGGGATATTTACGGTTAA
- a CDS encoding AtpZ/AtpI family protein, protein MAEEDKGSTFRELGYFASLGISVALAIVIGLALGYWLDNIFNTKPVLLMVGLGFGIAAGFSNIIRAGKKAKKF, encoded by the coding sequence ATGGCAGAAGAAGATAAAGGAAGCACCTTTCGGGAGCTGGGATATTTTGCAAGTCTTGGCATTTCCGTGGCTCTGGCCATTGTTATCGGGCTGGCATTGGGGTACTGGCTGGATAATATTTTTAATACAAAACCCGTTCTTTTGATGGTAGGGCTTGGGTTCGGCATAGCAGCCGGGTTTAGCAACATTATCAGGGCCGGAAAAAAAGCGAAAAAATTTTAA
- a CDS encoding ATP synthase F0 subunit C produces the protein MEFLVGSVWAAAFAIGVAAFGCGIAQGLGLNGAMAGISRNPEAAGKIQVNMLIGLALIESLCIYALVVAMIILFVHPAIAPAVAALGGH, from the coding sequence ATGGAATTTCTCGTTGGTAGTGTTTGGGCAGCAGCTTTTGCAATTGGTGTCGCTGCATTTGGTTGCGGCATTGCTCAGGGTCTTGGTTTGAATGGTGCGATGGCCGGTATTTCAAGAAACCCTGAAGCCGCTGGTAAAATTCAGGTAAATATGCTGATCGGTCTTGCTCTGATCGAATCTCTGTGTATCTATGCCTTGGTTGTTGCGATGATCATTCTCTTCGTTCATCCTGCAATCGCTCCTGCTGTTGCTGCACTTGGCGGACATTAA